A genomic segment from Diospyros lotus cultivar Yz01 chromosome 5, ASM1463336v1, whole genome shotgun sequence encodes:
- the LOC127801584 gene encoding protein ALP1-like, with protein MDQSFLLMLSNLLQLHNHLDPTSSLLSDTYSPPASTMSSASSPTSLLASSTAAPLLFFTIASVLSYLATTASSRPSSSPSSLPAAAASDPNSEFSVAAFRALSTEHIWAMEAPLRDAQWRSSYGLSYPVFTTVVDKLKPYIAQSNLSLPSDYAVAMVLSRLTHGLSAQTLASRYSLDPYLISKITNMVTRLLATKLYPEFIKIPVGQRRLLDSTRAFEELTSLPNLCGAIDATALKLRRIPSDQNPAAYLCRHGYPAVLLQVVADHKKVFWDVCVKAPGGSDDAAHLRDSTLYDRLISEDIVWDRVMNVRGHPVRPYIVGDWCFPLLSFLITPFTWNGTGTPAQNEFDIALMKGRKVVEEAIGLLKGRWKILQDLNVGLNHAPQTIVACCVLHNLCQIAREPEPELWKEPEECGPPPRLLESEKSSCYHGESMRQALADDLYQRLPR; from the coding sequence atggaTCAGTCATTCTTGCTAATGCTGTCGAATCTGCTGCAGCTCCATAACCACCTAGACCCAACCTCCTCCCTGCTCTCCGACACCTACTCGCCGCCAGCATCCACCATGTCTTCCGCCTCCTCCCCCACCTCTCTCCTCGCCTCCAGCACCGCCGCCCCCCTCCTCTTCTTCACCATCGCCTCCGTCCTCTCCTACCTCGCCACCACCGCCTCCTCCCGCCCTTCCTCCTCTCCCTCCTCCCTtcccgccgccgccgcctccgaCCCTAACTCTGAATTCTCCGTCGCCGCCTTCCGCGCCCTCTCCACCGAGCACATCTGGGCCATGGAAGCCCCTCTCCGCGACGCCCAGTGGCGGTCCTCCTACGGCCTCTCCTACCCCGTCTTCACCACCGTCGTCGACAAGCTCAAACCCTACATAGCCCAATCCAACCTCTCCCTCCCCTCCGATTACGCCGTCGCCATGGTCCTCTCCCGCCTCACCCACGGCCTCTCCGCCCAAACCCTAGCCTCCCGCTACTCGCTCGACCCCTACCTCATCTCGAAGATCACCAACATGGTCACTCGCCTCCTCGCCACCAAGCTCTACCCCGAATTCATCAAAATTCCCGTCGGTCAGCGCCGCCTCCTCGACTCCACTCGCGCCTTCGAGGAGCTCACCTCGCTCCCCAACCTATGCGGCGCCATTGACGCCACTGCCCTAAAGCTCCGCCGAATCCCCTCCGACCAAAACCCCGCCGCCTATCTCTGCCGCCACGGGTACCCCGCGGTTCTTCTTCAGGTCGTCGCCGATCACAAAAAGGTTTTCTGGGACGTCTGTGTTAAGGCTCCGGGCGGGTCCGACGACGCCGCCCATTTGAGAGACAGTACCCTATACGATCGGCTTATTTCGGAAGACATTGTTTGGGACAGGGTTATGAATGTGAGGGGGCATCCAGTGAGACCTTATATAGTTGGGGATTGGTGTTTCCCTTTACTGTCCTTCTTGATCACTCCTTTCACTTGGAACGGCACTGGCACGCCGGCACAGAATGAATTTGATATTGCCTTGATGAAGGGGAGGAAGGTGGTGGAAGAAGCCATTGGCTTGCTTAAGGGGAGGTGGAAGATTCTTCAAGACTTGAATGTGGGCCTGAACCATGCCCCTCAGACCATTGTTGCTTGCTGCGTTTTGCATAATCTGTGTCAGATTGCTAGGGAGCCCGAGCCGGAGCTCTGGAAGGAGCCCGAGGAGTGCGGGCCGCCACCGAGACTGCTTGAGAGTGAGAAGTCATCTTGTTACCATGGAGAGAGCATGAGGCAGGCCTTGGCTGATGATTTATATCAAAGACTCCCCAGATAA